The DNA segment GAGAGGAATTTTCCTGGTTCCTCACGATTACCAACGGAAAACGGACAATGGTACCGTATTTGGGAGTAAGAGAGGCCGTCCCGGAGGGGCTGTATTTTTCGGAGACAGGAAAGCCGGTGGAGAAAAAGGATGTTTCCGGCTTAAGCTCCGTCCTCTATGTGGCGGGAAAACAGCAGGTGAAAATGGAAAGAAAGGTGGCGCTTCCCAGGCGCGGCCGGTATTTTTTCCGCGGTTCATCGGCGGAAGCCGGCGATTTCCTCGGCTTTAAAAGCATCTATGGCTACTATCCGGAACTAAAAGAGATGGTTGTGAAGCCGAAGGCGCTTCCCACGGCTTCCGTGGAGACGGTTCTTGGCGGTTTCCTCGGGGAGTATTCGGTGAAAAAAAGCCTGTTTGAGGATCCGATGATTACCATCGGCTTCCGGGAGTACACGGGAAGGGAGCCGTTCCGCTCCATAAGCTGGCTCCAGAGCGCCAAAGCCGGCCGGCTCATGGTGCGCCAGTATGACAGCACGGCAGACCTCTCCTGTACGGTTCTTCTCAACACGGACTGCGAAAATGAGGAGCGCCGGTCTGAATGGCTGGAGCTCTGCTATTCTGCGGCCAGGAACATCTGCGAGGAGCTGGAGCGGAAAAAGCTGGCCTATGATTTTAAGACCAACGGCATCATTGCCGGGGCCATGGGAAACTGGAACCAGGTGGGCGACGGCCTCGGGGCCGGCCATCTGGAGACGGTTTTAGAGGGGCTTGGGCGCATGACCTACGGCTGCCGGGAAAGTGCTGCGGAGTTTTTCTCCAAGGCGGCCAGAGGGCTTCCGGGAAAGCGGAATTTCATTATTGTGACGCCGGGGCGGGGCCAGTCCTTTGCCGCAGGGCTTTCCTGTCTGGAGGAGGCCTCCGGCGCCAGGGCGCTTGTGTTTGATGCAGCGGAAATGGAGGGGGAACATGGCCGTCTTGATTCTTAAATTCCTTACGGATCTGTCCTGGTACCTGGCAATCGTCTTTCCTCTGATGGTGGCGGCGCCAGTCCTTCTTAAAGTCATCCTTACGGCTGTTCCGGCGGCCTGGGCCGTGTGGCTCATGATAACCGGGAGAAAGCGGGACATGGGCGGCGGCGCCCAGGATGCGATCCTGTTTGAGGGAAAGCTTCTGGCGGTTGCTGCCATTCTGGAGCTTGCGATGCTGGGGGTCAGCCGGTGGCAGTCCCAGTGCGGCGTGTTTGTCCTGGCCTTCTTTGTTTTCGGAATCCTGCTTTTGAGGGTCAGCCGCGTTTCGGAAGCGGAACAGAGCAAGGCGAAGTTTCTGGGGCTTAACGGCCTGTATCTTTTTTTATTGGCCGTCTGCGCCTTCCTTCTTTCCATGCGGCCTGTCCGGGAGGCGGCAGTCTCCTTTGTGAGCGGCATGTACCGGTACCTGATCCTGCCGCTTCTGATTCTCATGGTGCGTGCCCTTGTGCTGGTATTTGAGATTCTCGGCCGGTTTATTCCGGCGCTTGAGCCTCTCTCTCAGTATGAGGCGGAGCTTACGCTCGAGACAGGGCTTGAGGCAGAGACGGCCCAGATGACTGTGTCGGAGACGCCGGTCTTTTTCAAGGTTTTCGGCATCCTGCTTGCGGCTGTGCTCGGTTTTTTATTTCTGCGTTACCTGTACCGGAAATTTTCCGACGTGGGCCGGTATGACGGGCGTGACAACGCCGGGACTTCCGTCCGGGAACAGCTTTCGCCGGGCGGTGAGAGGCAGAGCGGATGGGGGGAACTTTCCTCGGAACGGAATATCCGCTATTACTATCGGAAATTTTTAAAGTTGTGCAGAAAGCGCGGCCTCTATCCCGAGGGCATTGCGACGAGCCTGGCCGTAGAACAGGCGGCCCGCAGCTTGTGGCAGGAAGACGGGCTTTCGGCTTTCCGGGAACAGTATTTAAAGGTTCGCTACGGCGGCCATAAGGAAAGCAGCGAGGAGAAAAAGAGAGACAGGGAGCAGTACCGGAAGTTAAAAGCGGAAGAAAAGGAATACAGATAGAAAAAGGCCCCGTTTCGGCCGGTAAGATGATATGCTCCCTTCTAGGTAGACAGTTGAAATAATAAAACTGTTTATCAAGGAGGGAGCATTTCTTATGCGTAAATATTCTGCTGAAGATAAATTACGAATGGTAAAGCTTATTTTGGAAGCTAAACATAGTATTACATCTGTATCAACAGGCGAAGGAATTCATCCTACTACTTTAGAAGAATGGATTCGTAATTATCAGTCTATGGGTTCAGAAACCTTTTACAACAAAGGATGGACCAAAAGAACTTCTGCCGAGAAAGAGATTGCCGTACAAGAGTATCTTTCTGGTCTTGGTTCACTACGTGATATTTGTAAAAAATATAAAATTTCCAGTACTCGTACACTCAGGCAATGGATTGCGCTGTATAATGGTCATAAGGAACTGAAGGCTTCCAGAACAGGAGGATGTAGTCTTATGACCAAAGGAAGAAAAACAACGTTTGAAGAAAGAGTGGAAATTGCATCCTACTGCATTTCCCATGGCCATAACTATGCTGAAACATCAGAAAACTTTAAGGTGTCCTATCAGCAGGCACGAAATTACACTATCAAATACGAAACAGGCGGAGTTCCTGCATTACAGGATAACCGCGGCAAAAGAAAATCGGAAGATTCTCTTACAGAGGTGGAAAAGCTTCAAGCGGAGTTGAAACTGGAAAAAGCCAAACGGCAACGTGCAGAAATGGAGTTATCATTCTTAAAAAAATTAGAGGAAATCGAAAGGAGGCGGGGCTGAGCCTGATCCGCCACGAGCATATCTATCAGGCTGTCAAAGAAGAACAGAAAGAACACGATTATCCGATACAGGAGCTTTGTAAGATTGGCGGTGTTTCAAGGGCGGCTTATTACAAATGGCTGAACCATGAAATGTCAGAGAATGAACAGGAAAACCGAAAAATTGCGGAACTGATAGAAAAAATCCACATAGAATCACCTGATAAGGGTTATCGCAGAATCCGTGATGAGTTGGAGCGTTACCATGACATTGATGTAAATGATAAACGTGTTTTGCGCATCTGCCGGAAACTTGGTATCAAATCCACCATTAAATATGCAAACGATAGCTGTACAAGACAGGATGCAAATCCACAGTACATAGCCGAAAATATCCTGAATCGTGAATTTACGGCAGAAGCTCCGAATGAAAAGTGGTTGACCGATGTAACGGAATTTCATTACTATATCGGAAATGAAAAGCACAAGGTATATTTAAGTGCAATTCTTGACCTGTATGACCGAAGAATCGTATCCTACCGTATTGGAGACAGTAATAGTAATGCATTAGTGTTTGATACCTTTGATGATGCAGTCAAAGATAATCCTGATGCACATCCAATGTTTCACAGTGACAGAGGCTTTCAATACACCAATAGAGCCTTTCATGCAAAACTTGAAGCAGCAGGGATGATGCAGAGCATGTCCAGAGTAGCAAAGTGTATCGATAATGGACCAATGGAAGGATTCTGGGGAATTCTAAAACGGGAGCGTTATTATGGTAAACGATTTATGGACAGAGAATCACTGGTGGTCATGATAGAGAAATATATCAATTACTATAACAACAGACGTTTGCAGAGGAAGCTTGGTATAGTAACACCAATGGAGAAACACGAAAAATATTTACAGGCAGCGTAAAAATCTGCCAGCAGGTGATACCTACTGGCAGAAAAAAATTATATTTTTTTGATTGTCTACTTGACGGGAAGCAGTTCAAGATACCGGCCGGAGCGGGGTTTTTATGGGCGTTTTTCGCCTTTTTCCATATACTGCTTCGCATCTTTTAAGAAGCTGGCGACAATCAGAAGAATCACGGCGGCGATGGGAAAGGCCGCGATGATGGAGACGGACTGGAGATTTGCCATGGAGTTGTCGCTGAACACCAGGGCAATGGGGAACAGGATCAGCATGACGGCCCAGAAAATGATCACGGCGTTGTGGGGCTTTTCGTCTCCCGTGAGCTCCTTGTAGGTATAGCCGGAGGCCACCAGGGAGATGGAGTCAAAGCTCGTGGCATAAAAGGCAATCATAGCAAGGCCTAAAAGAATCAGGACGGCGGCCGGGAACGGGAGCGTCTGCACAATGGAGAGGATCACCGAATACAGGTCGCCGGTGGCTTCATAGAGGGCCATGACGTCAAGGCGTCCCGACTCCTGGAGCCCGAGGCTGTAATTCCCGAGGATGATGAAGCTTAAAAAGGTGCTTCCGAGGCTGTAAACATAGCCGCCTAGGATCGTCTGCCGTACCGTGCGGCCGCGGGAAATGCTGCCGATGAAAAACGGCGCCGCCACGCACCATACCATCCAGTAGGCCCAGTAAAAAATCGTCCAGTTCTGGGGGAATGACGTTTCCCTTAAAGGATCTGTATAGGTTGCCATGGAAAAGAAATTCTGAGCCAGGTTCCCGATGGCGGAAAAGCCTGTCTCAAGGATATACCGCATTTCACCGCCGAAGAACAGGACATAGGCCAGAAGGGCAAAAAACAGGTACATGCAGGCAGCGGCCAGTCTGGCAATGCCTTTCATCCCGCCGGCCACGGACACCGTATAGACGATGCAGGTCACGATCAGGATGGCGATGGTGATCCATTTGGAGGACGGAATGCCAAAAAGCGTGGAAACAATCTGGGAGAGGAGCGGCGTCGCCAGTCCGAAGGTCGTGGCCGTTCCGGCTAAAAGGGCAAACAGTGCCAAAAGGTCGATGAGGCGGCCCCAGAAGCCGTCGACGCGGGAACCGAGAAGCGGCCGGCACGCCTCGGAATATTTCTGCTTTTTGCAGCCGCGCACATGGATCATGAAGCCGAAGGCCACGGCTAACACCAAATAAAACCCCCAGGGGATCGGCCCCCAGTGGAAGATCGGGAAGGTACTCGACCAGATCTGCATGCTGCCGAGCTCGGCAAGGTGCGGATCGGAGGCGTAGAGGATCCACTCACAGAGGGAGTAAAAGAGGATGTCGGCGGCCAGACCGGCGGTAAACATCATGCTGCCCCATGTGAAGGCAGAATATTTCGGCTTTTCTCCCGGCTTTCCGAGACGGATATCCCCGTATCTGGAGAAGGCCAGATAGAGGGAGAGGAGAAAGATGCCGAGGCCGATGACGAGATAATAGAGGCCAAGGGTGTCTCCTAAAAGAAAACGGATCCATTCCAGGAGCTTTTTTGAGGATTCCGGAAATGCCGTAAAGCTTATAAAAAGGAACAGGATCAGGGCAAAGGGGATGACGGCAGCCGGCCAGTCAATCTGCTCCCTCAGCGGGCGGCTTGCTTGTTTTTTGTTGTCCATATGTTTACCTCTTGCGTTCAAAAAAATGATTTATTACTAATTATTGAACATTATAGCATTGCCGGGGAGAGAATGCAAGGGGCAGTTTCTGAACTTTCTCTTACATATGTAAAAAATACTTGACATTATAAAAGAAATATTGTACCTTATGGTTAAAGGAGGCGGATACATGAAAAATCTACGAATGAAAGCGGCCAGGGCGGCGAAGGACATGTCCCAGAGCGAGCTGGCCGAGAAAGCAGGCGTTACGCGGCAGACTATCGGGATGATTGAATCAGGAGAATATAATCCGACGTTGAACCTGTGTATTAAAATCTGCCGCGTGCTGGACAAGACACTGGATGAACTTTTCTGGGAGGAGGAATAGTATGGACGAACGTGTAAAAGGAGAGTACAGACAAATTTATTCAGAGCTTTTAAGCATCATTCTTGTATTTACGGCCGTATCTCTTTTGGTGAAATTTTTCCTTTTTGATGCGGCGGTGTCGGAGTGTGTGACGGAATTCGTGATCCTTGTGTTTTCACCGGTTTACCTGGCTGTGCGCCAGTTCATGCGCGGCATCGGCCCGGAGGATGCGGTACCGGCAAAGCGGCAGAAAATCCGGTTTTTCTGTGCCCTGGGCGGCGCAGGGCTCGGATATCTTGCGGCGTCGGCCGCCCAGGGCGGCCTGACAGACGGCGGCGTATGGGGGAATTTCCTGATCTTTATCGTTTTCTTTACCCTGGTATATTATGCGTCGGGAAAGATTGGGAAACATTTCTCGGAAAAGACGGCGAAGCAGTATGAGGACTGATGGGAAGGAGATACTTTCTTCTGAAGAAAGGTTTCGAAAGGAGAGTTCCGGGGCCGGCCTCGCCATCAATTTGGCGCAGGCCGGCTCTTTGTCCTTTTTACGGGATCTTCAAGGATAGACGAAAGCAGCCGCCAACTACTGCGAATAGTTGACGGCTGAACTCAGTTTAGCTGTAAACGAATGAGGGAGGGGCGCTTCTCTGGCGTCCCCCTTTTCGGTTATCAATATGACACATCTGGCGAAGCGTTTCAAAGATTTTTTTATTCATTCGTCCAATACGAGGAAAACTCCTATCGCACCTTCACAGTCTCCGCAATCACAAATCCCATCTTTTTATAAAGGGAAACAGCCCTCTCGTTCCATGCTGCCGCGTGGAGAAATATTTCTTCTCCTGCGGTGCCGCCGTTCGCTGCCTGCCGGTTCCTGATATGATGCATCCCCCAGAGCAGCAGCGCCTTGCCGATTCCCATCCCCTGACATGGCTTTGCCACAAACAGATCGTCGATTTCGTTCCCGTAACAGGAGACGGCGCCTGCAATCGCGCCGTCCCTGAAATACAGAAACGTGTGCTCTGCATTGCCAGACATTTGGGAAAAGTCAGAAAGGTAATTGAACGGTTCAATCTCCAGGGCTTTCCGCATTTCATAAAAGCATTCATTGTACCGCGCCTGATATTCCGGCCAGAAGCGTTCCTCGAAAGGGACGCAGCAGATCCCGGCTTCTTTCTTTGGCATTTCCGTACAGACCATGGTGTATGCGATGATTTCTTTCATTCCGGCGCCTCCTGGAAGAATCGTTCTGTTCCCGCAGGTTTACGGGAGGAAGTTCATAAACAGCGTAATCAGGATGCTGTTGATAAAGTCGATGAACAGGCTGCCAACCAGCGGCACGACGAAATATGCCGTCGGGGACGGGCCGTATTTGGAGGTTACGGCCTGCATGTTCGCCATGGCGTTGGGCGTAGCACCCATTCCGAAGCCGCAGAAGCCTGTCGTCATGACAGCAGCATCGTAGTTTCTGCCAAGAAGCGTGAAGACGATGAAATAGGCGAAGAATGCCATCAGAACCGTCTGTCCGGCCAGCATGACAACCATCGGGAGAGCCAGCTCTGCAAGCTGCCAGAGCTTTAAGCCCATCATGGCGAGGCCAAGGAACAGGGAGAGGGAGAAGCTGCCGATGGTGCTGATCTCCTCCATGGGGACATCCTTTTCGCGCACGTCCATGACATTGCGGATGGCGGCTGCCACAACCATGGCGCCTATGTAGCTGGGGAACGACATGGGCTGTCCCATGATCGTGATTTTCTGGAGCAGGGAGGACACGACGGTTCCGGCGCCGATGGCGATAGCCAGGTACAGGGACGCGTCCAGGAAGCGGCGTGAGTCGATGGCCCCGGTCACTTCATTTTTGTCCACAACCACCTCGTTGGAGCCAGTGGCGCTTTCCGTGGAATGCAGGTTCAGAGAGTGGATTCTGCGGTAAGCGATGGGGCCGCCGATGACGCAGCCGGCCACGAGGCCGAAGGTGGCAGACGCGATGGCAACCGCGTGGGCGCCGGTCACACCGGCAGTTTCCAGAACGGGGCCAAAGGCACCTGCGGTGCCGTGCCCGCCGACCATCGGGATGGAGCCGGTAGCAAGCCCCAGCCGCGGGTCAAGATGGAAGGCTGCCGCAAGGGCGCTTCCCAGGACGTTCTGGAGAATTACCATGAGGACTGCCAGACCAAGGAAAAGGAAGACCTGGATGCCGCCCTTTTTTAGCAGGCGGAAGCAGGCCGTAAAGCCGACGCTGCAAAAGAATACGGTCATAAAAAAGTTCTGAAGCGTAGCATCAAAGGAAATCTCAAGGATTCCGGCGGAACGCAGGATTACATGAACCAGGGCGTAGACGACGCCTCCCACCACAGGCTCCGGAATGCAGTATTTTTTGAGAACCGGGAAAAGCCCCGTAAGCACACGGCCAAGGAGCAGCACGACGGCTGCTACGGCCACAGCCTGATACATGTTCAGTTCAATCGAAAACATGAAAACACCTCCATATGAATTTTTAAGACTCGTTCTCTTTCTATTATTTATACGAAAGAGTTGTCTGCATGGAAAGATTTTACAGGCTTTCTCTCAAAAAACTTCAGAAAAAGACAAAAAGCCTGCAAAAAAATTGCAGGCCATGGCCGGTTACTGCCGTTCGGCCTCCAGCATCAGACCGTCGATGAAGTTTTTGATGCTGACCTTTCCGCCGCTTTTCCGTTTGCCGCGGAGATAATCCATTTCTGCCTTGATTTCTTCAAAGGAAAACAAGGTGCCGGAATAGCTTGTGAAGGTTTCGTTTAAGAAGTCCTCGATCCCCATGTGGGCAATGTTGGACATTCCGGCGGCAATGGCCCGGCGGATCCGCTGTTCCATATTTTTCGGCGAATCGCTTAAAAGCTCGCAGGTATGGCCGATGTTGAGCTGGGAAGCAGGAATCCGGTTTTCATAGAGATATTCACAGATTTTTATGATGTCTGGGCAGCCCTTTTCTCCGGACATGCCGAGACGGTTTAAGATGTAGCGCAGCTTCTTTAAATAAAGATGGAGCTCATTTTTCTCCCTGGTTTCCGGCGCCATGTCGCTTAAGAACATCCGCCGGATGTTGTTCAGGGTCTGCTCGTTTTCAAGCTGATGCCGGACATTTTTTAAAACAGACGTCACCTCGATGATGTTGATGGGCTTGCTGATGAAAAAATCAATGCCGGCGCTGTATGCCTTGCTGACAAGCTCCTTGGCGGATACCTGGGAGATCATGATGCACTTGATCTGACGGTTCTGGCGGCGCAGCTTCTGGACAAATTCGACGCCGTCCATCACCGGCATGAAAAAGTCCACCAGGATGACGTCCGGCCTGGCCCGCAGAATCTCCTCCACATCGGCGGGCTGGCCGCCGCAGTCGCCGCAGACCTCTCCGAGGTCGTGATCCTCGATGATATCCTCCAGGATGCTGATGACAGAAATGTCGTCCTCCACAATATAGATTCTCAAAAGAATGTACCTCCCTTCAGGGCCTTAGCAGGTATATGCAGGGTGAAGACGGCGCCCTTTCCTGGTTCTGACTCCACGCCGATGGCGCCGCCGAATTTTTCTTCCACGGTCATTTTGACGCCGCAAAGGCCGACTCCCCGGTAAATGTTTCCGGTTTCCTGATTGAATTTGGTGGAATAGCCCATTTTGAAAATATTGGGCAGATGGCGCGGCGAAATGCCGGGGCCGGAGTCGATGACCGTGAAAATGACGGTATCGCCGTCGATGTGCTCCCGGAGAGAGACGGTTCCTGTGCTCTTTTTTGAGGCGATGGCCTCAACGGCGTTTGTCACCAGGTTTTTTAACACGGCCATCAGGGCATAGTGCTCCCCGGTGACGAAATTATCCTGGCAGGAAAAATCCAAAGAAAGCCGCAGCCCCAGGCTTTCCGACATCCGATGAGTCGTCTCCTCCAGGATGCGGAAGATGTCTTTAAGCTCCATCTGCTTTTCATCGTACTCGGCGGAGATTTCCTGTTCGATGCCCTGGATAATCCGCATATAGTCCTTTTTGATTTCATGAACGTCGCGGGCAATGGAAAGGGCCGTCCGCCTGGTTTCCTCCGGCACGTCAAGCCCCTGGAGCGTCTCGTAAAGCCGGTAGGCGCCGCTCATGATGGACTCGATTTCCTCAGAATTTTTCCGCATAAAGTAGACTTCATTTTTTAAATTGGCCGTCATGAGGAACAGGCGGCGATACCTGTCTTCGTGCTCGGTGCGGGAGAGAAGGGCCCGGTACTGGGCCTCGGCAGTCAGGCAGAGGCCGGCAAGGAGCGTGCGGAAAACGGCGATGAAAAAGAGGGAACCGGCCGTGAAGAAAAAGGGCACGTAGCCGGTTAAAAGCTCCTGAAGGGTGAGCTCCGCCAGATTGGAGAGAAAATCACAGAGCAGGATGGCGGGAAACAGCCGCTTCCAGCCTGCCGTATATTTGCTTTTTATGAACAGCCGGAAAAGCAGGCCGTAAACCAGATAAAAAAGCGAGCCGGGAACCAGAAAAAGGACGGCTTTCCCCGGCAGGCTCCCAAGGGCAAAGAAGAGCAGGGCAGCCCGGACGAAGAAAACCATGACGGCTGTGGCCGCACAGGTTTTTACGGTTCCGGCGCTTTTTCCGATGGTCATGAGCAGGACAGGAAGGAGAAGGACAGAGGCAGAAACGCGGAAGTTGGGCGTAAAAAGATTCCAGTAAAGCTGCGAAGATGCGGCGACGACGGTGCCTGTCAGTAAAATGCGTTTCCGGTTTCCCATGGCTCCCTCCTGAATATGTTCATAAGTCTGCCTAAAATCATACGGTACGCCGGGAAAAATGTCAATGCGGATGCTTAAGATTCTTTCCTTTTCACGGCGGAAAACATGAAAAAATAAAGCGGAAATTTGAGATTTTTGTATTGTAAGAAACCAGCCGGTAGATTATAATGAAGTTATGAGAAAGAGTTGTTCCGGGAGACTATCGGGGCAGCGGAAACTATGTGATGCAAATTTGAGGAGGAAAGAACATGAAACCTTATCATGAAATGTCGAAAGAAGAGCTTGCGTCCTTAAAGGAGCAGCTTACGGCTGTTTACAAGGAGTACCAGGGAAAGAACCTGAAGCTCAACATGGCCCGCGGAAAGCCAAGCTCCGAGCAGCTTGACCTCTCCATGCCGATGCTTGACGTTTTAAACAGCAAGAGCGACTATATGAGCGTAGACGGTGACTGCAGAAACTACGGCGTCCTGACAGGAATCCAGGAGGCAAAGGAACTCATGGGCGGAATGATGGATGCTCCGGCTGAGAACATCATCATGTACGGAAGCTCGAGCCTTACGTTAATGTACGATACCGTATCCCGTTCCTATTCCCACGGCGTTATGGGAAATACCCCGTGGTGCAAGTTAGACAAGGTGAAATTCCTCTGCCCGGTTCCGGGATATGACAGACATTTCGCAATCACCGAATACTTCGGTGTCGAGATGATCAACATCCCGCTTCATGACGACGGCCCGGACATGGACATGGTAGAGCAGTACGTCAACAACGATGAGAGCGTAAAGGGTATCTGGTGCGTGCCGCTTTACTCCAACCCGAGCGGACAGTCCTATTCGGATGAAGTAGTAAAACGCTTCGCAAACCTGAAACCGGCGGCAAAAGATTTCCGTATTTACTGGGATAACGCTTACTGCGTACATCACCTGTATCCGGATCATCCGGATCATGTGCTGGATATCCTCTCCGAGTGCGAGAAGGCAGGAAACCCGGATATGGTTTACAAGTTCGGTTCCACGTCCAAGGTGACGTTCCCGGGCGCAGGTATCTCCGCCATTGCCACCTCCAAGGCAAACATCGAGGATATCAAGAAGCAGATGAACAACCAGTTAATCAGCCACGACAAGATGAACCAGCTCCGTCATGTGAAATTCTTCGGAAACGTAGAAGGCTTAAAGGCCCATATGGCAAAGCATGCTGACATTCTCCGTCCGAGATTCGAGGCTGTTGACGAGATTTTAAATAAAGAGCTTAAGGGTCTGGAGATCGGAACCTGGACGAAGCCCAACGGCGGCTACTTCGTATCCTTCAACGCCATGGACGGCTGTGCCAAGGCCATCGTTTCCAAGTGCAAGGAGGCAGGCGTTGTCATGACAGGCGCAGGCGCTACATATCCTTACGGAAAGGATCCGCACGACAGCAATATCCGTATTGCCCCGTCCTTCCCGACGCTTGACGAGTTAAAGCAGGCCGCAGAGATCTTCTGCGTATGCGTGAAGCTTGTAAGTGTTGAGAAGCTTCTCGAGGCATAAAACCCAAATTTGCCATTTGACTTTACACAGACATAAAACGAACAGAATGCCGGCCCCGGAAACGGGATGCCGGCATTCTGTTCGTTTTTTGTTCCACAGGAAAGGCTGCCTGCCGCTTGCGGGATTCTTTTTTCCGTGCAGACATACCCATAAGTCCCTTTACATTTTCCGCGGGCTATACTAAAATAATGTAGGAGTCAAAAAGTATTTTGACTCCCATAATACCGGATTTATCAGAAAATGGGGAAAACTATGAAAGATACAAAAGGAAAGCAGGCACTGCTTAAAGAAGGCGGCGTGTATCTGATTTTCGGCGTGCTGACGACTGCCGTGGATTACGCCATATCCAACTATCTTTTTTATATGGCAGGAATGGGAGCCGTTTTTTCCCAGACGATTGCCTGGATCGCGGCTGTGCTGTTCGCCTTCGTGACGAACAAATGGTGGGTGTTTCACAGCAGGACTTTAGAGCCTGCGGCCGTGTGGCGGGAGTTTGTCTCCTTTGTGGCCTGCCGGATTGCCACGTTTCTTTTTAACCTGGTGGCCGTCGCCGTCATGGTGGACTGGATGAAGATTGACTTTTTCATCAGCAAGCTGGTGATCTCCGTGGCCGTCGTGGTTTTAAATTATGTGTTCAGCAAAATTTTGATCTTTGCCAAAAAGAATGACGAAAAATAAAAGGAGTATTCCTTGATGGAACAGAATGATATAAAGAAAATTTCCGAGGAAATGGAAGAGATCCTGGGAGCCGCGGGGGCCGGCAGGCCAAAGTCCCCTCGGAAGCCGGAGGAAGCCGGAGAGGACTTCTGGCTGGATGATGCCATGGATCCCTTTGATATGGAGGCGTTTGAGAAAGAGGCAGCGGCATTCTCCGAAGAGGGGATGCTATCCCGAAAGGATTCGGCCGGAGCCGGTGAGGAGCCGTCTGTCCGCGAGTCTATGGCTGCTTCCGATGGGGAGCCGTCTGTCCGCGAGGTTATGGCTGCTTCCAATGGTGAGCCGTCTGTCCGCGAAGTTACGGCTGCTTCGAACGCAGAGCCGCCCGTCCGCGAAACCATGGCCGGATCCAGCGCAGAGCCGTCCGCGCCCGAAGCCTCGTCTGCTTTCGGCGCAGAGCCGTCTGCCCCGGAGGAGACGGCCGCCGTCCCGCCTTCTGCCGCC comes from the Eubacteriaceae bacterium Marseille-Q4139 genome and includes:
- a CDS encoding DUF58 domain-containing protein, encoding MILFLVLFAAVLYAAEKYSLVHAFDKVTVETATDRVLVEPGEEFSWFLTITNGKRTMVPYLGVREAVPEGLYFSETGKPVEKKDVSGLSSVLYVAGKQQVKMERKVALPRRGRYFFRGSSAEAGDFLGFKSIYGYYPELKEMVVKPKALPTASVETVLGGFLGEYSVKKSLFEDPMITIGFREYTGREPFRSISWLQSAKAGRLMVRQYDSTADLSCTVLLNTDCENEERRSEWLELCYSAARNICEELERKKLAYDFKTNGIIAGAMGNWNQVGDGLGAGHLETVLEGLGRMTYGCRESAAEFFSKAARGLPGKRNFIIVTPGRGQSFAAGLSCLEEASGARALVFDAAEMEGEHGRLDS
- a CDS encoding response regulator, with the translated sequence MRIYIVEDDISVISILEDIIEDHDLGEVCGDCGGQPADVEEILRARPDVILVDFFMPVMDGVEFVQKLRRQNRQIKCIMISQVSAKELVSKAYSAGIDFFISKPINIIEVTSVLKNVRHQLENEQTLNNIRRMFLSDMAPETREKNELHLYLKKLRYILNRLGMSGEKGCPDIIKICEYLYENRIPASQLNIGHTCELLSDSPKNMEQRIRRAIAAGMSNIAHMGIEDFLNETFTSYSGTLFSFEEIKAEMDYLRGKRKSGGKVSIKNFIDGLMLEAERQ
- a CDS encoding transposase, coding for MRKYSAEDKLRMVKLILEAKHSITSVSTGEGIHPTTLEEWIRNYQSMGSETFYNKGWTKRTSAEKEIAVQEYLSGLGSLRDICKKYKISSTRTLRQWIALYNGHKELKASRTGGCSLMTKGRKTTFEERVEIASYCISHGHNYAETSENFKVSYQQARNYTIKYETGGVPALQDNRGKRKSEDSLTEVEKLQAELKLEKAKRQRAEMELSFLKKLEEIERRRG
- a CDS encoding BCCT family transporter gives rise to the protein MDNKKQASRPLREQIDWPAAVIPFALILFLFISFTAFPESSKKLLEWIRFLLGDTLGLYYLVIGLGIFLLSLYLAFSRYGDIRLGKPGEKPKYSAFTWGSMMFTAGLAADILFYSLCEWILYASDPHLAELGSMQIWSSTFPIFHWGPIPWGFYLVLAVAFGFMIHVRGCKKQKYSEACRPLLGSRVDGFWGRLIDLLALFALLAGTATTFGLATPLLSQIVSTLFGIPSSKWITIAILIVTCIVYTVSVAGGMKGIARLAAACMYLFFALLAYVLFFGGEMRYILETGFSAIGNLAQNFFSMATYTDPLRETSFPQNWTIFYWAYWMVWCVAAPFFIGSISRGRTVRQTILGGYVYSLGSTFLSFIILGNYSLGLQESGRLDVMALYEATGDLYSVILSIVQTLPFPAAVLILLGLAMIAFYATSFDSISLVASGYTYKELTGDEKPHNAVIIFWAVMLILFPIALVFSDNSMANLQSVSIIAAFPIAAVILLIVASFLKDAKQYMEKGEKRP
- the gltS gene encoding sodium/glutamate symporter; the encoded protein is MFSIELNMYQAVAVAAVVLLLGRVLTGLFPVLKKYCIPEPVVGGVVYALVHVILRSAGILEISFDATLQNFFMTVFFCSVGFTACFRLLKKGGIQVFLFLGLAVLMVILQNVLGSALAAAFHLDPRLGLATGSIPMVGGHGTAGAFGPVLETAGVTGAHAVAIASATFGLVAGCVIGGPIAYRRIHSLNLHSTESATGSNEVVVDKNEVTGAIDSRRFLDASLYLAIAIGAGTVVSSLLQKITIMGQPMSFPSYIGAMVVAAAIRNVMDVREKDVPMEEISTIGSFSLSLFLGLAMMGLKLWQLAELALPMVVMLAGQTVLMAFFAYFIVFTLLGRNYDAAVMTTGFCGFGMGATPNAMANMQAVTSKYGPSPTAYFVVPLVGSLFIDFINSILITLFMNFLP
- a CDS encoding IS3 family transposase, yielding MRGNRKEAGLSLIRHEHIYQAVKEEQKEHDYPIQELCKIGGVSRAAYYKWLNHEMSENEQENRKIAELIEKIHIESPDKGYRRIRDELERYHDIDVNDKRVLRICRKLGIKSTIKYANDSCTRQDANPQYIAENILNREFTAEAPNEKWLTDVTEFHYYIGNEKHKVYLSAILDLYDRRIVSYRIGDSNSNALVFDTFDDAVKDNPDAHPMFHSDRGFQYTNRAFHAKLEAAGMMQSMSRVAKCIDNGPMEGFWGILKRERYYGKRFMDRESLVVMIEKYINYYNNRRLQRKLGIVTPMEKHEKYLQAA
- a CDS encoding helix-turn-helix transcriptional regulator, translated to MKNLRMKAARAAKDMSQSELAEKAGVTRQTIGMIESGEYNPTLNLCIKICRVLDKTLDELFWEEE
- a CDS encoding GNAT family N-acetyltransferase, which produces MKEIIAYTMVCTEMPKKEAGICCVPFEERFWPEYQARYNECFYEMRKALEIEPFNYLSDFSQMSGNAEHTFLYFRDGAIAGAVSCYGNEIDDLFVAKPCQGMGIGKALLLWGMHHIRNRQAANGGTAGEEIFLHAAAWNERAVSLYKKMGFVIAETVKVR